Proteins encoded together in one Microplitis mediator isolate UGA2020A chromosome 7, iyMicMedi2.1, whole genome shotgun sequence window:
- the LOC130670836 gene encoding uncharacterized protein LOC130670836 isoform X2, producing the protein MESQGGLYRNSGPGLYEFLMEAELQQYYTGIKGDLKVQSTAQLKYVTEEDLTAIGMSKPEMRRLKKYFQKHFPQNYLSKFKKMLLPKREEPPPGAINVLSIEKQDKPPIKVPNKHMIPADAIIVNKELGIGEFGIVQQGVWSNDGERIQVAIKCLSRERMQNNPIEFLKEAAIMHAIDHEHIVRLYGVVLDTNSLMLVTELAPLRSLLECLKQPSLRVSFPVISLCDFAIQIADGMQYLEAKRLIHRDLAARNILVFSKNKVKISDFGLSRALGVGKDYYQTNFNVNLKLPIAWCAPECISYLKFTSSSDVWAYGVTLWEMFSYGFQPWAALTGHQILEAIDEPNFQRLEQPDCCPKEYYTLMQQCWQHEPAKRPKFSELIELLPDLKPEQVQAVQDNSEIGQLSYRQGDVITVLNKGLNNLLWKGVLSNGKTGLFSPAHTIAYLGSNLPSNKPGEFLRGDGKNAFSSHRRKIRTDMISSPQGDLRHTGHVGLDGAYFGDISFLGESLNHENSNRDNTNVNNNKHSSYDSQTKNDNMWSDAASGLTHVDMSHKNDDQSIISMNIDNSGNNDHEYHEISDEENQDSALRFDKPLDFDFGPSLLDEMDQMFRSLGTSSPSSPPGHPTSAEQESSNVKNELREMQSKQSNKKKQATVKPISAADQKTLYSAIAMAQELTARSMTDLEYPPESPVTSASPSRRRKFSFKLPHQHSPKPDRRHFAEEAASIPDIQWLCSSLQSLSSTVSSLESLGAPSTLKLPLWDKASAEFCFAKSRELLTKSNAWTTYMDMAFDNHMLNNKAMKQNLVKSTEFLEASNSNSKSTGNYGNIVSGNSRNNLTQGINGKASRLSSPNLNITKDARRISASYIDRYFEQSKNYDTDDALDCATDAFNCYKENVTDKDLKSSGSLTDSNDEFSNNFYKYTLIDEPKYTLTDDPKYLNQIINKQKFDDIRNLRRNSYIAESLNKNSSSNSSILSNKYQSDERFKNSVPNKRTVDYDIFDKFSKKNLNGDEIKNIKVVAAGTSAGGSTAGASALSNQDANSAGGLPSNRMSNLKQMASISADNSNDFVNSVRVNSQNYQKNEFKKKSCDLLPYSILHNPLFISEPIKKDIDISSSSGSESLRLNFERLRLQSDIETKNQIQLNSKISIGDNYQCGIFNSKNVKHYPDDKKRLDDGIKLTQNTVTAQFDSKNMARNSRNLELMPIIKSDLNSVDVPANDKFFLSNENGVAIRDPTNRANNIAQKKLNEPTATGLELHLNTGVRNKMGINSKTQQRLLEFPRRCRNELINRNNKILKQSGSIDNNKIDIDKNPCRPRTFSLSDAVKNTTRKSIRSFYSSSQCSDDSDSIFYSDTDIRSRLKFQRRRKKVSGNSKIGYNKKNRESIGVYPNDATSYPSIQNSEKSPLPSTSFLNSLSSQFSLCNQTVSWPESAPSSSQTFTSNSELDSDSSSEYSEFMNDT; encoded by the exons aatccCAAGGAGGACTTTATCGTAACTCAGGCCCAGGATTATACGAATTTCTTATGGAGGCTGAGTTACAACAGTATTACACAGGTATTAAag gagATCTAAAAGTCCAATCAACTGCCCAACTAAAATATGTAACCGAAGAAGATTTGACAGCCATCGGAATGAGCAAACCAGAAATGcgtcgtttaaaaaaatattttcagaaACATTTTCcccaaaattatttatctaaattcaaaaaaatgctTTTGCCTAAACGTGAAGAGCCGCCTCCTGGAGCGATAAATGTATTGTCCATTGAAAAACAAGACAAGCCGCCAATAAAAGTTCCAAATAAACATATGATACCAGCAGACGCCATAATCGTCAACAAAGAATTGGGAATCGGTGAATTTGGTATCGTACAACAAGGAGTATGGAGTAATGACGGAGAAAGAATTCAAGTGGCTATAAAATGTCTATCCCGTGAACGAATGCAAAATAAtccaattgaatttttaaaagaagcGGCAATAATGCATGCAATTGACCATGAACATATTGTCAGATTATACGGAGTTGTATTAGATACCAATTCCCTTATGCTTGTTACGGAATTAGCGCCATTGAGATCACTGTTGGAATGTTTGAAACAGCCAAGTTTACGTGTTAGTTTTCCTGTAATATCACTCTGTGATTTCGCAATTCAAATAGCCGATGGTATGCAATATCTCGAAGCCAAAAGACTGATTCATCGTGATTTAGCGGCAAGAAATATTCTtgtattttcgaaaaataaagTCAAAATATCGGATTTTGGATTATCCAGAGCTCTAGGCGTTGGTAAAGATTACtatcaaacaaattttaatgtaaatttaaaattacccaTAGCCTGGTGTGCACCCGAATGTATATCGTACCTCAAGTTCACGTCTTCCAGTGACGTTTGGGCTTACGGTGTAACACTTTGGGAAATGTTTAGTTACGGATTTCAACCGTGGGCTGCTCTGACAGGTCATCAAATTTTAGAAGCTATTGACGAACCGAATTTCCAACGTCTCGAGCAGCCAGACTGTTGTCCCAAAGAGTATTACACACTAATGCAACAATGCTGGCAGCATGAACCCGCAAAACGACCAAAATTTTCTGAGCTCATTGAACTATTGCCGGATTTAAAACCTGAACAGGTACAGGCTGTACAGGATAACAGTGAAATTGGCCAGTTGTCGTATCGTCAAGGCGACGTCATAACAGTACTAAATAAAGGACTCAATAATTTACTGTGGAAAGGTGTCCTGAGTAATGGAAAAACGGGATTATTTAGTCCGGCTCACACTATTGCATATTTAGGATCAAATTTACCGAGCAATAAACCCGGGGAATTTTTACGAGGTGATGGTAAAAATGCATTTTCATCTCATAGACGTAAAATTCGTACTGATATGATTTCATCACCGCAAGGTGATTTACGTCATACTGGACATGTTGGTTTAGATGGAGCATATTTTGGTGATATAAGTTTTCTTGGTG aatCGCTAAATCATGAAAATAGTAATCGTGACAATacaaatgttaataataataaacattcgTCTTATGATTCACAAACTAAAAATG ATAATATGTGGTCTGATGCAGCTTCGGGACTTACACATGTGGACATGAGTCATAAGAATGATGATCAATCGATTATATCAATGAATATCGATAATTCTGGGAATAATGATCATGAGTATCATGAGATAAGTGATGAAGAGAACCAAGATAGCGCGCTGAGGTTTGACAAGCCGCTGGATTTTGACTTCGGTCCGAGTTTATTGGATGAAATGGACCAGATGTTTCGGTCACTAG GAACATCATCTCCTTCATCACCGCCAGGACATCCGACATCTGCTGAACAGGAATCGAGTAATGTTAAGAATGAACTTCGTGAAATGCAATCAAAgcagagtaataaaaaaaaacaagcaact GTTAAACCAATATCAGCGGCTGATCAAAAAACACTTTACTCTGCAATAGCGATGGCACAAGAATTAACTGCTCGTTCTATGACAGATCTTGAGTATCCACCGGAGTCACCTGTGACGTCTGCGAGTCCATCGAGgcgaagaaaattttctttcaagtTACCACATCAACACAGTCCTAAACCGGACAGACGACACTTTGCTGAAGAAGCTGCGAGTATACCAGATATCCAG tggtTATGTTCAAGTTTGCAATCATTGTCATCGACTGTTTCAAGTCTAGAATCACTTGGAGCACCGTCGACTTTAAAATTACCCTTGTGGGACAAAGCTTCAGCAGAATTTTGTTTTGCTAAATCCCGTGAACTTTTGACGAAATCAAATGCCTGGACGACATACATGGACATGGCATTTGACAACCACATGTTAAACAATAAAGCAATGAAACAAAATCTAGTAAAATCAACAGAATTTTTAGAAGCTAGTAACAGTAACAGTAAATCTACTGGCAATTACGGTAATATCGTGTCAGGTAATTCGCGTAATAATTTAACCCAAGGTATTAATGGTAAAGCATCGCGTTTATCAAGTccgaatttaaatattaccaAAGACGCGCGTAGAATATCCGCCAGTTACATCGATCGTTACTTCGAACAATCGAAAAACTACGATACCGATGACGCGTTAGATTGTGCGACTGATGCATTTAATTGttacaaagaaaatgtaacaGACAAAGATTTAAAATCAAGCGGGAGTTTAACCGACAGTAATgacgaattttcaaataatttttacaagtaCACGTTAATCGACGAGCCTAAATATACATTGACTGATGAtcctaaatatttaaatcaaataattaataagcaaAAATTCGATGACATTAGAAATTTACGAAGAAATTCATATATCGCTGAGAGCTTAAACAAAAATTCGTCATCTAATAGTAGTATTTTATCAAACAAATATCAATCTGatgaaagattcaaaaattcagtGCCTAATAAACGTACTGTAGACTAtgatatatttgataaatttagtaaaaaaaatctaaatggcgatgaaattaaaaatataaaagttgtCGCTGCTGGCACTTCTGCCGGTGGCTCTACTGCGGGTGCTAGTGCGTTATCTAACCAGGATGCAAATAGTGCAGGTGGATTACCATCAAATAGAATGAGCAATTTGAAACAAATGGCTTCAATATCAGCGGATAATTCAAACGATTTCGTTAACTCAGTTCGCGTTAATTCCCAAAATTACcagaaaaatgaatttaaaaaaaaaagttgtgatTTACTGCCGTACTCAATCCTACACAATCCCCTTTTTATTTCCGAGCCGATAAAAAAAGATATCGATATCAGCAGCAGCAGTGGCTCGGAAAGTTtgagattaaattttgaacgatTGAGATTACAGTCGGATATTGAaactaaaaatcaaattcaattgaatagtaaaatttcaattggggaTAATTATCAGTGTGGAATTTTTAactcgaaaaatgttaaacaTTATCCGGATGATAAGAAACGTTTAGATGATGGTATTAAATTGACGCAAAATACAGTGACAGCGCaatttgatagtaaaaatatgGCGCGTAATTCACGAAATTTAGAATTAATGCCAATAATTAAGTCTGATTTAAATAGCGTCGATGTACCggcaaatgataaattttttttatccaatgAAAATGGAGTCGCGATACGCGATCCGACAAATCGCGCTAATAATAtcgcgcaaaaaaaattaaatgaaccAACGGCCACGGGATTAGAATTACATTTGAATACTGGGGTACGTAATAAAATGGGTATTAATTCTAAAACACAGCAACGATTACTAGAATTCCCTAGACGATGTcgtaatgaattaattaataggaataataaaatattaaaacagtCTGGGTCAAtagacaataataaaatagatataGATAAAAATCCATGTCGTCCGCGTACTTTTTCATTGTCCGATGCTGTAAAAAATACAACAAGAAAAAGTATACGATCATTTTATTCGAGTAGTCAGTGCAGTGATGATTCAGAT